One genomic region from Ralstonia pickettii DTP0602 encodes:
- a CDS encoding signal peptide protein, which yields MKKTLLASAIAMAFAGTAWANPTNNNKEVRGGGDNNQTATATSSQGGSGAAANEYSTAVQKNDSSTTTKTSTKTTTVGIAVDKSQTSSNNKTKTNSDNRLKASADGIGTAAAVGGSASSSIASSFNKTTAIALSKLSGTVANNYVHNIGNYASNHGNANGGTGFGGKGGEGGNGGTGNGGEGGNGATGAVGGSATATNGSASAGDAKSGWAKAGDGGNGGKASNWGANGGDAYGKGGSALSAAGSKGGSGGDASGKGGGALSASLGAGGKGGGAGAIGGGGLGASGALGGLAGTAGGGGGSSGSADGRGADSTGNGGAGGSAGSSSAAGTAGAGTGTGGAAGASGGAGGAGTSSASATGGAGSGTGGAGGGSTAGSSATAGSGTATGGAGGTQTASGGAGGAGGSATAGSATTAASNGSATTGSGGAGGAGGAGGAATGGTGGAGGVGNGGAGGTGGAGGYNYVTAGTFDMSNTMTSVGQTAAGIMMAVQNSGASSLVQQGVNVQANVNAGR from the coding sequence ATGAAAAAGACCTTACTGGCGTCGGCAATCGCCATGGCATTTGCGGGAACGGCATGGGCAAATCCGACCAATAACAACAAGGAAGTGAGAGGCGGTGGGGACAACAACCAAACCGCTACGGCGACCTCGTCGCAGGGTGGCAGCGGCGCGGCAGCGAACGAGTATTCGACCGCTGTCCAGAAGAATGACAGCAGCACGACCACCAAGACGAGCACAAAGACCACCACGGTCGGGATTGCTGTCGACAAGTCGCAGACCAGCTCGAACAACAAGACCAAGACCAATTCCGACAACCGCCTGAAGGCTTCGGCTGACGGTATCGGGACCGCCGCTGCGGTGGGCGGTTCCGCATCGTCCAGCATCGCCAGCTCCTTCAACAAGACCACGGCAATTGCCCTCAGCAAGCTGAGTGGCACGGTGGCCAACAACTACGTCCACAACATCGGCAACTATGCCTCGAACCACGGTAACGCCAACGGTGGGACCGGCTTCGGCGGGAAGGGTGGCGAGGGTGGCAACGGCGGCACTGGCAACGGCGGCGAGGGCGGAAACGGCGCTACCGGCGCAGTCGGTGGAAGCGCCACGGCAACCAACGGCAGCGCCAGCGCTGGTGATGCCAAGAGCGGCTGGGCCAAGGCCGGCGATGGCGGCAACGGTGGCAAGGCCTCTAACTGGGGCGCCAATGGCGGCGACGCCTATGGCAAGGGCGGCAGCGCGCTTAGCGCGGCGGGCAGCAAGGGCGGCAGCGGCGGTGACGCCTCTGGCAAGGGCGGCGGCGCTCTGAGCGCTTCGCTTGGCGCGGGCGGCAAGGGTGGCGGTGCCGGTGCGATCGGCGGTGGCGGCCTGGGCGCCAGCGGTGCCTTGGGCGGTCTTGCCGGTACGGCCGGTGGTGGGGGCGGTAGCAGCGGCAGTGCCGACGGTCGCGGTGCCGACAGCACTGGCAATGGCGGCGCGGGTGGCAGCGCAGGGTCCTCGAGCGCAGCCGGCACGGCGGGCGCAGGCACTGGCACGGGCGGCGCAGCGGGCGCCAGCGGCGGTGCGGGCGGTGCCGGAACCTCCAGCGCGAGCGCAACCGGCGGTGCCGGCAGCGGCACTGGCGGTGCCGGTGGCGGCAGCACGGCAGGCTCGTCGGCAACGGCCGGCTCAGGCACGGCGACTGGCGGTGCCGGCGGAACGCAGACCGCATCGGGCGGCGCCGGTGGCGCTGGCGGTTCGGCCACCGCAGGTTCGGCCACCACGGCAGCCTCGAACGGCAGCGCCACCACGGGCAGCGGCGGCGCCGGCGGTGCCGGCGGAGCCGGCGGTGCGGCGACCGGCGGTACTGGTGGTGCTGGCGGCGTCGGCAACGGCGGCGCGGGCGGTACTGGTGGCGCTGGCGGCTACAACTACGTGACCGCAGGCACCTTCGACATGTCCAACACCATGACCAGCGTCGGTCAGACGGCGGCGGGCATCATGATGGCGGTCCAGAACAGCGGAGCCTCGTCGCTGGTGCAGCAAGGCGTCAACGTGCAGGCCAACGTCAACGCGGGCAGGTAA